Within the Amaranthus tricolor cultivar Red isolate AtriRed21 chromosome 15, ASM2621246v1, whole genome shotgun sequence genome, the region ACCATGGGAGACATGGGCAGTCAATTCCCATGGAGGAAGGATTACTATACAATTAAGGGGAAGTTATCTTTGAGGAGAAATGGACtaacatgggagtagtgggcaGTTATCAATCTTGAAGTAAGGAGATCCATGCATTGTGGAAGAATGGGAAGTTGCTTTACGGGAAGGTAGTTTAAGGCATTGAGAGGTTACTAattcatgggccattcaagggagATGGAAAACCCAGAAGAAAGCccgttgaccgaaagtcaaagtcaacccgaaaggtcaaggggtatttaagtaatataacgttaattattaaataaattaataaaagaataaatattaccATGACACTAAGAAACGACTTGTTATACATTAAgttaatatataatatgtatgatTAAATTATCCATGAATATCAAATTAAAGTTCAAATGAAATTTGTCAtgatttattaactttaagtatgtTATATCTGTGATATACTATTGTTTCGTTATTCACTCAGCAATATTACTACTGGTGTTAAATTTGGTAACATATTCCCTTTGAGTGGGAATATACTCTCCAAATGTCATATGTACAACTTTATGATGAATTCAACAAattcttatatttatttaaattttgggCTAAGTACACCAGCGAGGATATTTATCAAAAAACATGCTTTCTAATAGTATTAAATAGTTATTTTGCTTaaagttattttagcttttaaaagtttgtaaatttatttaatttcagTATAAGTATTTCTTAAATTCTAATATGAAGTGCGACGATCATCTAAGACCTCGGGTTGTGATAGTCCAAATCAAGTCGTGAAGTCGTTAAGTCTTCTATTGTACTTTAATGGTGTTATTACACTACTATTAGTGTTTGGGCTGTTTTAGTAATGATCAGAGTTAAGATGACTTGAATATTCAcataaaaatatgaattttaaatggTATGTAAGATATTATAGATTAAAACTTAAAGGATTGTTAATGTTATAATGATAAAGGATAATGTTCAGCAGAAACATAAATCACAacggaaaaaaaataaattataacttGAGAGCCATGTGGCCTCGACAATTAAACTGACTTCGTTTAAAGCTAAAAGAGTAATTGAACAGAAAGAAACATAACATAAATCCTTATAAGGCTAATAAGTTAGTGCATATAGAGGTTCCCTATAAGTCCGTCTCACTTGCCTTTATCTTAACCTATAATCAATCTGCTAGTCGTGAATATGACAACATCAATGCAGGTTCCAAAGAATTAACACAACAGCTTGTCCACGTTAGAGACATAATACATGAGCAATGAAAGGTTTAACAAATCAATGAGTTCTTCCTAGCATACAAAGACTCTAGTTTGTTTGTAATACCTCAAACTTGAAATACCCGACTTATGACATTGTCCGTCCCATTCGGATCACCAAAGTGTTAAATAGTTTTGGAGGAATAtacatgggagagctaatcccaaggaaATCTCAAACCTAAGACATTGCCTGTCTTATCCGGGTCATCATAAGATAAAACATGCACACCCCTATACTGAGTGCTCTTATAAGAGTCATGGCCATAGGAACGAAGAATAAATAATCTCACCCTATAAGGATACCTAAATTCTTCTGTAGCTTTTACAATCGTTGTTACTAAACCCTAAAACAATATTTATGAACACCCTAAACACTACACAGGTATAGTAGGAGTAGGATCGATCTACGAGGACAAGATAAGCAATATTCAAGCACTTGATATAGAAGGTTTATATGAAAAGTTGGGTGTTAAAATAAACTAATGATGAGAATAACAAAGCAAgattaaaaacaatatatatcaaAGAAAGACAATAGGGGATAGATTTGGTCCACCTTAGGAAGGTGACAAAAGATGAACTAGGTCAAGGAAGATCAAACAATGGCTAATCATGACACTCAAGATAACGAGAAGAAGTTGGTGATCACACAGATCACACAAATGACCTATAATCGTCCTATGTCTCCTTAgtagtggcaggacaagattcgtaTCGAATGTCAACAAACAAGCATCATTAACCTCACCTTAATCCTATACAATAAAGAACAAGACCATTCATAGGGTTTCACTAATCaaacccctaaagaaactactcactcatattcAAACTAACTATGGcaaaagcaataaatgaaacaaTGACATGATGAACTTGAATGAAAtcaacaaaaaagaaataaggaaatGAAAGCAAACTATTCTATCACAGCAATATAGGAAGCCAGAACAATAAAAGCAATGACAAAGTAATGTAAGTAATAATAAAGCattaacactagtggaaaaaacctcatttgctgcggttttttggccataatatgctgtgTTTTAGCCctaagcattagtgatagcagcagatggcctattttaaatgctgtaGTGTAAAACAGCAGCATAAAAGTAAACCATATGCTGTGGGcctccccaaaaccgcagcacatatatatatatatatatatatatatcactactACATTAACGAGCAATGGCGACGCTCTATTGCGACGGTTAGTTATGAACCGTAGCAATAGATACTCTATTGCGACAGTTAGGACCCTATTGCTACGGTTATTTttaaaccgtcgcaatagaccaCTTATTGCTATGGGACGGATACCTATTACTACGGTTGTGTataaaccgtcgcaatagacctTGAATTGATGaaattataaaatgaaaaataaaaatttcaaatcaaaaacccaTTTTCCCAATTCCCATTTACTTCTCGCcattctccttcttcttccttctcattccttctctttctttctcatGAAAACCGACCTTCTCTTATCTCTAAATCCTTCccttttccttcttcttctttcgTATAATCAAGGTATCATCTTCACGCCATTTTCAAGCGAATTCCATCTCTTCTTCCATTCAATTTCCATTTGAAATTAGGGTGGAGAACGGTTCTTTTGGGCTTCGAAATTTAGGGCAAAAACAAGCTTCAATCACCTTATACATCTGAATTCACAAGAGACCACATGTATTTCTCAatctccttcttcttcctctgaaTTTCGAAAAGCTGCGTGAAATCAGTGAGTTTTCTTCCCTTCGTGATTTCTAAGTAATTATCtaaattttttacatttttggaTTATTTTGTGTAAATAATGACTAAATTGATTATCCTTGTTGCTCATTTCTGAAATTTGAACCACAAGAAGTAGCAACTGAAATCTTTCCCCTTGTCTTTGAATTCTGCCGGTTTAAGGGGGAAAGAGGGAGCTTCAATCTTGTGGattaaacatcaaattcaaatcaaGAATCAAGCATTGAATCCGATTTCCATCTCGTTTTTCTTGATAGCTGGAACAGAAGGTAGTTCTCTTGAACCTTCTCTGTTTTCTTGATGAGTATACGTTTATTCATAAGCTTCCATTGAATAATTTACTAATCATGtgttaaaccctaaattttagtgaatcttgaaatttataattaattggatGAGTTATGTTGATTCGGAGTATTAACTAGATATGAGATATTGGATAATTACTTGTTAGGGATTAGGAATTATggcaaataatgatgatgagaaTGTAGGTGTGGATTATGATTTTGGTAATAGATTATCTGAATGATATAGTTTGGTTTGTTCTGTATTCTTGGATAACCTTCGATTTATGGTGCATAATTGGAGGACCCTCATTCTTTGCTTTATATGATCAGCTACCCTTGGTCCATTCAATGAATGATAACGTTGTTTGAGAGAAATTATTTGAATGATGTATCATTATTTCGACAAAGTGCATGCTTATGGTACTACACAACAACAATGTTAAAAACTTAATCCCAAGACAATCAGTGCAACGTAAATGCATTATGCATATTTATGGTAGATTTTAGAAATGAAGTACAGCAAGTAAAACTTGTAGGTTCCTTGTTATGTTTAGGCTCTTTGGTACTTAGAGTGGCAGCTTGATTTGCTTATACTTTGGGCCTTAACAAGCAAGTAAAACTCTCCTTACTTCTTTTTTTTCGAGATGAGAAAATCTGCTTACTCAGGTTCTATTTGTTATTGATTTTGCTATTCTATATCCTTATGTAGAGTTTCAAAAATGAAGGATAAGAAGCAGAAGCTGATGAAAAAGGGACTTTCTGTATGTCCATTGTTATGTCTGGTAACTGTTATCGGCTATCCAATAACTGTGATcgtttaaaacttttttaaatgattaaattgtTTTCTTGATTGTTTGGCAGCTTGCAGAAGCATTGTATGAGTATGGTAAGGGTAATGATGAGGCTGCGCTACAGAAGTTGGGTTCAGATTTTGATGCTTGCGACTATAAGGTATTATGTTTGGTTCATCTGTTCATCCATTCAAAGCATTCGTCATTGTTCGTGATACCAAGTCCAGACTCTAGACATGCAAGTTTCTTTGGGAAAACTGATTTGTAGTTCTTGTCTTATATTGCTTGATTAACTGATAGATTTGACTGTATTATTCAAGGTGATTGGAGCATCTGATGACCAAATTGACGTGTTTAATGAAGTTTGGTATAGCCTACTACTGAATACGGGAAAAGCTGCCAAAGGTTTGATTTCAGCTTAAGACTACTCATTATGCATTAGCAAGTTGTTGCCTCCTGATTTTTGTTAGTTGTTAATTTAGTGATCGAGGTCATTGAGAGACGAGTTGAAACAAGGGATGGTGTACCCTTTTTATGGCGTTTACTGGTATGTGTTTTGAATCTCAATTTCTTGTATTTTTAGCAACAAATAAGTGGGAAATACTCCTAGTAAACTTTTTAgcaacaaataaatttttagcAACAAGCTTTTTCACTTTCTGCATATATAAAACTTCAGAAGTATTAGTAGGAGTATGTCTTTGATCTCTTAATGCTTGAACTGATGCTATGGTATTAGAATTCCTGCTAGTATGATTCTCCCATCACTTGCACATACAGTATGATTCTCCCACTTTGTTGCATCAGTTCTCAAACTTCCTTCTCTTGGGAGCTGAATTTGGATAGAAGGCAGTAGCAGAAAGTGTTGATGTTTCATCAGTTCTCAACCTTTCATGTAGGCACTTGATGGAGCTAATGAAGAAGAGGAATATATTGGTGCTTTATTTGCTATTTCTACAACGTCGAACGTCCTGATTTAGACTATGCTATATATGTTGTAAAGGGAGTAGTATGGCCATTTTTTTTCAAGCTCCTATATATTATTCTCGTATCTGTGTTTGGACTGTGAACGATGATAGTTTGGACTGTGGCATATATATGGCATATTTTATGGAGCAATATGAGGGGACAATGAACATAGACCCTCTCTATGAGGTTTGTTTATAGGTTCTTGTTCGATATATGTCATTGGGGATTCTTGTACTTTGTTTATGAATTGGGTAtatcataatattaataacttGAAATTTTTCTACAGCTTGCAGATAGAAGGCTTTACTGGGCTATAATATTAACAAGAATTCTGCTAAGCGATTTGAACATGGACCAAGATAAATTGGTCATGCTGGCGAAGCAGTTCGCAGTTGAAAAGTCCCAAAGATTGCCAGAAATTCTTGCTGGAAGGACACCAGTACCATTAGCAGTGGTCGATGACAGAAAGTGGAAGAGACCGACTAAGCATGTAGTGGAAAGGCCTAAGCCAACACAGGTTGCTCCCAAGAGATCGTCAAACTATGTGCCAAGGAAGAAGACAAAGTAGTTGTTCGTTAAATATTACTGTATCAAAATTGGAGTTGGAACAGTTTTGTTTTGATGTATGCTTGTAACACTATCAACATTATTCTGTGGGTATTTTTTTGGGAATTTATGAAAACATTTGGAATATAATTTATAGCTTTATCAAGGCGTTGCAATAGAGAGCCATTACCATCGCCATAGACCCATTGGAACGGATAAAACATGGGGTTGCAATAGGTTGCAATGACCGTCGCAAAAGACTTAATATAACAGTTGCAAAGTGACCGTCGCAATAGGTCTATAGCGACAGTGATAAGaacctattgctacggttatAGTGAGACCGTAGCAATAGATCTAAAGCGACGGTGATAAGCAGCTATTGCTACGGTTATAGTGCGACCGTAGCAATAGGTCTATAGCGACGGTGATAAGAACCTATTGCTACGATCAAAGTGTAACCGCCGCAATAGATAGCTCAACCGTTGCAATAGACCTATACCTACGGCCACAAATGCGACGGGTATGGAACCGTCGCTATAGACCTATTGCAACGGTTATTGAGCCTATTGCTACGAGTATTTGGGGTAGTAATAGCTCATTAATGtagtagtgtatatatatatatatatatatatatatatatatatatatatatatatatatatatatatatatatatatatatataatttttttcttttttcgtttaatactaataaataatccaataaatacaatgtaataatccaatgataatcaccaattatcatcaataatcaccaataatctctttgtaaactctcgatcgtatatataataatatgtatatatacaaattaaagtcctaaatctaaactaattacattatttaccaagaacaaaatagtgttgtgtgcgaaagtgccaaaaaagcttaaaaaaccttaaaatcgcaacttaccaagtaacattaagaatatgactatgatttacaattctaaccacttcaataaaataatatataccaaatagtgttgtgtgcaaagtttcatgcaaaacaaaccaagtttgagctactttatgcgcgaaagtgccaaaaaagctttaaaaaccataaaattcaTAGCTTGTGAattacttaattcaaatgtattccttccgtgtgatctatacgcatataaccaacatctacatcatcttgatttactgattttggattgataaagggcagggagtcttcaaaagcttcatattcttcctcatcctcaacatcacctataccaaggatacttctttttcctggtacaacaatagaccattttttattagacgggtctacaatgtagaatacttgcttggcgtGTGTGgatagtatgaatggctcctcactatcacgcaaacgagctaagtctacaagagtgaatccacaagggtcatcATTTTTTATGAATCGtcaattattatctacccacttacatttgaaaagaccaatagtgaaagtagagtagttaaactcccatatttcatgtacccactcgtagtataccaatttagcatcaaccggcgcttgatccttggcactcgcgtaaaaagtagatgacgccaaaatagaaa harbors:
- the LOC130801115 gene encoding uncharacterized protein LOC130801115; this encodes MANNDDENALWYLEWQLDLLILWALTSKVSKMKDKKQKLMKKGLSLAEALYEYGKGNDEAALQKLGSDFDACDYKVIGASDDQIDVFNEVWYSLLLNTGKAAKVIEVIERRVETRDGVPFLWRLLALDGANEEEEYIGALFAISTTSNVLI